TAATACGATGCTCTGGAAATTGTTGATCCATACCAGACCAGAAACAAGTGGTTGCAGCCGAAGTAATGGTAATACCACGCTCCTGCTCTTGCTCCATCCAGTCCATTGTTGCTCCACCGTCATGAGTTTCGCCAAGCTGGTGATTTTTACCGGTATAAAACAAAATACGCTCTGTCGTCGTTGTTTTACCAGCATCAATGTGCGCTGAAATACCAATATTGCGATAGCGCTTTAGGGGAGTTTTACGAGCCATAGTTTTTTCCTAGGGAAATTCGTGTATTTATTAATGCCTTGATCTTCTCAACCGCATACTCTTGTACAAAAGCAGTCAGCTTTATTTACTTGCTGATTGATGAACCTAATACGGTCAAAATAAAAGCAAATAATAAGAATATAGTGGCATCGAGTTTGGGACACTTTCTTGTTAGAACAGCATCATGATAGATGTCCGCCATCTCAGTTAACTAATAGACTAAGCTATCTAACAACTGAGTGAATGATGACGGCATCAATAGAACGAATAAACAATAATGTAGCAGTCATAATAACTGTGTCTCATGACCAATCAGCTAAACCTATAACGGCGTCTGATTGACCATGAGTGTCAGCATTAAACTGCTTTTTAGAAACGGTAATGTGAGAATGCTTTGTTCGCATCTGCCATGCGGTGAACTTCGTCACGCTTTTTCATAGCATTACCTTTACCTTCTGATGCATCACTCAATTCGCCTGCAAGACGCAGAGCCATTGATTTTTCAGAACGCTTAGCAGCAGCTTCAGCTAACCAACGCATAGCCAAGGCAGTACGACGGGAGGGGCGTACTTCCATTGGTACTTGATAAGTAGCACCACCAACACGGCGAGCTTTCACTTCAACCATTGGGCGGACGTTTTCAAGCACATCTTCAAAAAAAGATACTGGATCTTCGATGTTACGCTTTTGGCTTACTGTTTCAAGTGCACCGTAAACGATACGCTCAGCAGTAGATTTTTTACCATCACTCATCACGTGGTTGATGAATTTAGCGATGGTTTGGCTACCAAACTTAGGATCTGGAAGGATCTCACGGGTAGCAACGACGCGACGTCTTGGCATAAT
The sequence above is a segment of the Psychrobacter fulvigenes genome. Coding sequences within it:
- the rpsG gene encoding 30S ribosomal protein S7 — protein: MPRRRVVATREILPDPKFGSQTIAKFINHVMSDGKKSTAERIVYGALETVSQKRNIEDPVSFFEDVLENVRPMVEVKARRVGGATYQVPMEVRPSRRTALAMRWLAEAAAKRSEKSMALRLAGELSDASEGKGNAMKKRDEVHRMADANKAFSHYRF